From a single Loxodonta africana isolate mLoxAfr1 chromosome 9, mLoxAfr1.hap2, whole genome shotgun sequence genomic region:
- the SLC31A2 gene encoding protein SLC31A2, with the protein MAMHFIFSNEVVLLFDFWNVHSPTGMALSVVVVLLLAVLYEGIKVGKVKLLHHDLESLPALIDQELMEETDQESAGSDLPTVNRTRRRWFLCHFGQSLIHVAQVVIGYFMMLAVMSYNTWIFLGVVLGSAVGYYLAYPLLNMV; encoded by the exons ATGGCG ATGCATTTCATCTTCTCAAATGAGGTGGTGCTTCTGTTTGATTTCTGGAATGTCCACAGTCCTACAG GCATGGCCCTTTCAGTGGTGGTAGTCCTGCTCCTGGCTGTGTTGTATGAAGGCATCAAGGTTGGTAAAGTCAAGCTGCTCCACCATGATCTGGAGAGCCTGCCAGCCCTCATTGACCAGGAGCTCATGGAGGAGACAGACCAGGAATCGGCAGGCTCAGATTTGCCCACAGTCAACAGAACTCGCCGCAG GTGGTTTTTGTGTCACTTTGGCCAGTCTCTAATCCACGTCGCTCAGGTGGTCATCGGCTACTTTATGATGCTGGCTGTAATGTCCTACAACACCTGGATTTTCCTCGGCGTGGTCCTGGGCTCAGCTGTGGGCTACTACCTAGCCTACCCACTTCTCAACATGGTATAG